The proteins below are encoded in one region of Hordeum vulgare subsp. vulgare chromosome 3H, MorexV3_pseudomolecules_assembly, whole genome shotgun sequence:
- the LOC123439318 gene encoding uncharacterized protein LOC123439318, which yields MEAKVMKVFAMLMLFSLCNRGSAKCTLSDLHVTQTATGKNAGGNPEYAVEVENKCICTQTDVKLLAPGFKSSEPVDPQLFRLDADGKLGTLNNASPVYYGYKIKFNYASATKFSLAPFSSGIACS from the exons ATGGAGGCCAAGGTGATGAAGGTCTTCGCCATGCTGATGCTCTTCTCCCTCTGCAACAGAG GCAGTGCGAAGTGCACCCTGTCGGACCTTCACGTGACCCAGACGGCGACGGGGAAGAACGCCGGAGGGAACCCGGAGTACGCCGTGGAGGTGGAGAACAAGTGCATCTGCACACAGACGGACGTCAAGCTGCTTGCCCCTGGGTTCAAGTCCTCCGAGCCCGTGGACCCCCAGCTCTTCCGGCTTGACGCCGACGGCAAGCTCGGCACCCTCAACAACGCCTCCCCGGTGTACTACGGCTACAAGATCAAGTTCAACTACGCGTCGGCCACCAAGTTCAGCCTCGCGCCCTTCTCCTCCGGCATCGCATGCTCTTGA
- the LOC123439319 gene encoding protein MAK16 homolog codes for MSDEVIWHCLRHNHCSFMAKIETGLFCRNPYNATGICNRSSCPLANSRYATIRDHDGIFYLYMKTAERAHLPNKLWERVKLPRNYEKAMEVIEKHLEHWPKLLVHKIKQRLTKMTQYRIRMRKLQLKVREKIMTVPRKKTQRDLQRLEKAEKAAQLEKSIESELIERLRKGVYGGVIHNVPFSQFDTILDMEKDGLAPELEEEEEGEIEYVEGADIEMGEMEDMEDFEGFDDGDGDDSFDEPFTRKPKRSCSDTMSKIGWKSTKIVAEVEQDEDRNSRLRMRM; via the exons ATGAGCGACGAGGTGATATGGCACTGCCTCCGCCACAACCACTGCAGCTTCATGGCCAA GATCGAGACGGGGCTATTCTGCCGGAACCCCTACAACGCCACAGGCATTTGCAACCGGAGCTCCTGCCCCCTCGCCAACAGCCGCTACGCCACCATCCGGGACCACGACG GTATTTTCTACTTATACATGAAAACTGCGGAAAGAGCTCATCTGCCAAACAAATTATGGGAGAGAGTCAAACTGCCCAGGAATTATGAGAAAGCAATGGAAGTCATCGAAAAGCATCTC GAACATTGGCCGAAGCTACTTGTGCACAAGATCAAACAGCGCCTTACAAAAATGACTCAGTATCGGATAAGGATGAGGAAACTTCAGCTTAAAGTGAG AGAGAAGATAATGACAGTCCCCAGAAAGAAGACTCAGCGTGATCTCCAAAGGTTGGAGAAAGCTGAAAAGGCTGCTCAACTAGAAAAG AGTATTGAAAGTGAACTAATAGAACGTTTGAGGAAAGGTGTTTATGGTGGTGTAATCCATAATGTCCCCTTCAGCCAGTTTGATACCATCCTTGACATGGAAAAAGATGGTCTGGCTCCTGAgttagaagaggaagaa GAAGGTGAGATAGAGTATGTTGAAGGTGCTGATATCGAGATGGGTGAAATGGAAGACATGGAAGACTTCGAAGGCTTCG ATGATGGAGATGGAGATGATAGTTTTGATGAGCCATTTACAAGGAAGCCCAAGAGATCATGCTCGGATACGATGTCAAAGATTGGGTGGAAATCTACTAAAATTGTCGCCGAG GTGGAACAAGATGAAGACAGGAATAGCAGGCTAAGGATGCGGATGTGA